A window from Culex pipiens pallens isolate TS chromosome 3, TS_CPP_V2, whole genome shotgun sequence encodes these proteins:
- the LOC120417152 gene encoding general odorant-binding protein 19d-like produces MNRWQLAVAVVFFLAAHAFAQTDDEVLEIRRNLAQSCKEREGASDGDVEGLITAVEPVTRVQKCLQSCVQQQHGVSDGRRFLKEGYLALMRVVVGTDQLRQRIVEEAADECIGVENEDRCQLAIDIMICVKQALQKRGLRSKE; encoded by the exons ATGAATCGTTGGCAATTAGCGGTCGCTGTGGTGTTTTTCCTAGCTGCTCACGCTTTTGCGCAG ACAGACGATGAGGTGCTTGAAATACGACGAAATTTGGCGCAAAGTTGCAAGGAACGGGAAGGTGCCTCCGATGGGGACGTTGAGGGTCTGATAACGGCGGTTGAGCCCGTAACGAGGGTTCAGAAGTGTCTGCAGTCGTGTGTTCAGCAGCAGCATGGCGTTTCGGACGGGAGGCGATTCCTGAAGGAAGGCTATCTGGCACTTATGCGGGTGGTCGTTGGAACGGACCAGCTGAGACAGCGCATCGTCGAGGAAGCTGCAGACGAATGCATAGGGGTTGAGAACGAGGATCGCTGCCAGTTGGCGATCGATATTATGATCTGCGTCAAACAGGCACTGCAGAAGAGAGGGTTACGATCGAAGGAATAA